In Fusobacterium canifelinum, a genomic segment contains:
- a CDS encoding Txe/YoeB family addiction module toxin, producing MNNLVWTHKAWQDYLYWQTQDKKTLKKINELVKDIERNGALNGIGKTEVLKNESAYSRRIDEKNRLVYRIVDGFIWIIACKGHYEE from the coding sequence ATGAATAATTTAGTATGGACACATAAGGCTTGGCAAGATTACCTATATTGGCAAACTCAAGATAAAAAAACTTTAAAAAAGATAAATGAATTAGTCAAAGATATTGAAAGAAATGGAGCTTTAAATGGGATAGGTAAAACAGAAGTATTAAAAAATGAAAGTGCATATAGTAGAAGAATTGATGAAAAAAATAGACTGGTTTATAGAATTGTAGATGGTTTTATTTGGATAATTGCTTGTAAAGGGCATTATGAGGAATAG
- a CDS encoding DUF1353 domain-containing protein → MELTELLVKDLMNGKFELFSDYVYKTKEYLIKVPKGFVTDYASIPKLLRAIILPYGKHSGASVVHDWLYSSNCNLEISREQADKIFLEVLKEEKVNFLLRTLMYIAVKKFGGRRFRNGV, encoded by the coding sequence ATGGAATTGACAGAATTGTTAGTTAAAGATTTAATGAATGGCAAATTTGAATTGTTTTCTGACTATGTATATAAAACAAAGGAGTATCTTATCAAAGTTCCAAAGGGTTTTGTAACAGATTATGCAAGTATTCCAAAATTATTGAGGGCTATAATTCTTCCTTATGGAAAACATAGTGGAGCAAGTGTAGTTCATGATTGGCTATATTCTTCTAATTGTAATTTAGAGATAAGCAGAGAACAGGCAGATAAAATATTTTTAGAAGTTTTAAAAGAAGAAAAAGTAAATTTTTTGCTTAGAACACTTATGTATATTGCAGTAAAAAAATTTGGTGGAAGAAGATTTAGAAATGGAGTTTAG
- a CDS encoding carboxypeptidase M32 — MREKFRELVKKKNRIYANLELLHWDLETKTPVKSKPYLSDLVAELSMQEYDLFTSDEFVNLVETLNKEKENLSEIEKKEIELSMEDIERMKKIPSNEYEDYAKLTSINQGIWEEAKSKKDFSIVKDNLEKIFNYNKKFAEYRRKDEKTLYDVLLNDYEKGMNTEKLDIFFSELKKEIVPFLKKIQEKKKSLKEENKIDVPVDEDIQFKFAKYLATYVGFDFEKGLVETSEHPFTLNLNKNDVRLTTNNKKDAPFSTVFSIIHEAGHGIYEQQTADELIDTLLGTGGTMGLHESQSRFMENIVGRNKAFWKPLYKKAQDFYPFLKNVDFEEFSKQINKIEPGLIRVEADELTYSLHIMVRYEIEKMIFAGEINIDDLSKIWNQKMIEYLGIEPKNDSEGLMQDVHWYCGLVGYFPSYAIGSAYASQIYNTMKKDFDVDKALENQDMKKITDWLGEKIHKYGRLKDTAEIVKKVTGEELNPKYYISYLKEKYSKIYEI, encoded by the coding sequence ATGAGAGAAAAATTTAGAGAGTTAGTAAAAAAGAAAAATAGAATATATGCTAACTTAGAACTATTACATTGGGATTTGGAAACAAAAACTCCTGTAAAATCGAAGCCATACTTATCTGATTTAGTCGCTGAACTTAGTATGCAGGAATATGATTTATTTACTTCTGATGAATTTGTAAATTTAGTAGAAACTTTAAATAAAGAAAAAGAAAATTTATCTGAAATTGAAAAAAAAGAAATTGAATTATCAATGGAGGATATAGAAAGAATGAAAAAAATACCTTCTAATGAATATGAAGATTATGCAAAATTAACAAGTATAAATCAAGGTATTTGGGAAGAAGCTAAATCTAAAAAAGATTTTTCAATAGTTAAAGATAATTTAGAAAAAATATTTAACTACAATAAAAAGTTTGCAGAATATAGAAGAAAAGATGAAAAAACTCTTTATGATGTGTTGTTAAATGATTATGAAAAAGGAATGAATACTGAAAAATTAGATATATTTTTTAGTGAATTAAAAAAAGAAATAGTCCCATTTTTAAAGAAAATACAGGAAAAGAAAAAATCTTTAAAAGAGGAAAATAAAATAGATGTTCCAGTTGATGAGGATATTCAATTTAAGTTTGCTAAATATTTAGCAACTTATGTAGGTTTTGATTTTGAAAAGGGACTTGTTGAAACAAGTGAACATCCGTTTACTTTAAACTTAAATAAAAATGATGTTAGACTTACAACAAATAATAAAAAAGATGCACCATTTTCAACTGTATTTTCAATAATACATGAAGCAGGTCATGGTATTTATGAACAACAAACAGCTGATGAACTTATAGATACTTTACTTGGTACAGGCGGAACTATGGGCTTACATGAATCACAATCAAGATTTATGGAAAATATAGTTGGAAGAAATAAAGCATTTTGGAAACCATTATACAAGAAAGCACAAGATTTTTATCCATTTTTAAAAAATGTTGATTTTGAAGAATTTTCTAAGCAAATAAATAAAATAGAACCAGGTCTTATAAGAGTTGAAGCAGATGAATTAACTTATTCTCTACATATTATGGTAAGATATGAAATAGAAAAAATGATATTTGCTGGAGAAATTAACATAGATGATTTATCAAAAATTTGGAATCAAAAAATGATAGAATATTTGGGAATAGAGCCTAAAAATGATTCAGAAGGACTTATGCAAGATGTTCATTGGTATTGTGGTTTAGTTGGATATTTTCCTTCTTATGCCATAGGTAGTGCTTATGCTTCTCAAATATATAATACTATGAAAAAAGATTTTGATGTGGATAAGGCTTTAGAAAATCAAGATATGAAAAAAATAACTGATTGGCTTGGAGAAAAAATTCATAAATATGGAAGGCTAAAAGACACAGCTGAAATAGTCAAAAAAGTTACAGGTGAAGAGCTTAATCCAAAGTACTATATTAGCTACTTAAAAGAAAAATATAGTAAAATTTATGAAATATAG
- a CDS encoding type II toxin-antitoxin system Phd/YefM family antitoxin, protein MLAINYTTLRTNLKSYFDKAVDNDEDIIITRKNERNVVLLSLDKYNEFLKAMRNLEYMTKIREGIAELEAGKGEIHDLIEVDDE, encoded by the coding sequence ATGTTAGCAATTAATTATACAACTTTGAGAACCAATTTAAAAAGCTATTTTGATAAAGCAGTAGACAATGATGAAGATATAATTATAACAAGAAAAAATGAAAGAAATGTTGTTCTATTAAGTCTTGATAAATATAATGAGTTTTTAAAAGCTATGAGAAATCTTGAATACATGACAAAAATAAGAGAAGGAATAGCTGAATTAGAAGCAGGAAAAGGAGAAATTCATGATTTAATAGAGGTTGATGATGAATAA
- a CDS encoding arsenate reductase family protein encodes MKDIVFFCYPKCSTCQKAKKWLQENSVEFTERDIVKDNPTEAELKKFFKKSKKELKKFFNTSGILYREMELKDKLPTMTEDEMLKLLATDGKLVKRPMIVTKDVVLNGFKEEEWKELLKNKF; translated from the coding sequence ATGAAAGATATAGTATTTTTTTGTTATCCAAAGTGTTCAACTTGCCAAAAAGCAAAGAAATGGCTGCAAGAAAATTCAGTAGAATTTACAGAAAGGGATATAGTAAAGGATAATCCAACTGAGGCAGAATTAAAAAAATTTTTTAAAAAAAGTAAAAAAGAATTAAAGAAATTTTTTAATACAAGTGGTATTTTATATAGAGAAATGGAATTAAAAGATAAATTACCAACAATGACAGAAGATGAAATGTTAAAGTTATTAGCGACAGATGGAAAACTTGTAAAAAGACCTATGATAGTTACAAAAGATGTTGTTTTAAATGGATTTAAAGAAGAGGAATGGAAAGAATTATTAAAAAATAAATTTTAA
- the brnQ gene encoding branched-chain amino acid transport system II carrier protein, which yields MYSIVDVITAGFALFAMLFGAGNLIFPPMLGYELANSWGIATFAFILTGVGIPLMGIIASANAGKSLDSFSDKVSPLFAKSYGIALILSIGPLLALPRTGATAYEVTFYHAGFTTPIWKYVYLGVYFLLALLFSLKSSKVVDRVGKILTPILLIVLFIILVKGVFFNDLPITEKLYELPFKKGFTEGYQTMDALAAIVFSTVILNAIRGKAELTSKQEFSYLLKVGLIAAAGLAIVYAGLSYIGATFGGLDLVAGAEKTDLLVKISINLLGKIGYLILAICVAGACLTTSIGLIVTVAEYFSGLIKISYEKLVVVTTIIGFVFAIFGVNKIVIISVPVLVFLYPISIALIILNFFNIKNANVFKGVILVSGLIGLYEGISVTGIALPEIFSNIYNSLPLVNLGLPWLVPALIVGICCYFVKDKK from the coding sequence ATGTATAGTATAGTAGATGTTATTACGGCAGGATTTGCATTATTTGCAATGTTATTTGGGGCAGGAAATTTAATTTTTCCTCCAATGTTAGGATATGAGTTAGCTAATAGTTGGGGAATAGCTACATTTGCATTTATTTTAACAGGAGTTGGAATTCCACTTATGGGAATAATAGCTTCTGCTAATGCAGGGAAAAGTTTAGATAGTTTTTCAGATAAAGTTTCACCTTTATTTGCAAAATCTTATGGAATAGCACTGATTTTATCAATAGGACCACTTTTAGCTTTACCAAGAACAGGTGCAACAGCTTATGAAGTTACCTTCTATCATGCAGGGTTTACAACTCCAATTTGGAAATATGTTTATTTAGGAGTCTATTTCTTGTTAGCATTGTTGTTCTCATTGAAATCATCAAAAGTTGTTGATAGGGTAGGAAAGATTTTGACACCTATACTTTTAATAGTTTTATTTATAATATTAGTTAAAGGTGTATTTTTCAATGATTTACCAATTACAGAAAAACTTTATGAATTACCATTTAAAAAAGGTTTCACAGAAGGTTATCAAACAATGGATGCCTTAGCAGCAATAGTTTTCTCAACAGTTATCTTAAATGCTATAAGAGGAAAAGCTGAACTTACATCAAAACAAGAATTTTCATATTTATTGAAGGTTGGGCTAATTGCAGCAGCAGGACTTGCAATAGTTTATGCAGGACTTAGCTACATAGGAGCAACTTTTGGTGGTTTAGACTTAGTTGCAGGAGCAGAAAAAACAGATTTACTTGTTAAAATTTCAATAAATCTTTTAGGAAAAATTGGCTATTTAATATTGGCTATCTGTGTTGCAGGAGCTTGTCTTACAACTTCAATAGGACTTATAGTTACTGTTGCAGAATATTTTAGTGGACTTATAAAAATATCTTATGAAAAATTAGTAGTAGTAACAACAATAATAGGCTTTGTATTTGCAATATTTGGTGTTAATAAAATAGTTATTATATCAGTTCCAGTTTTAGTATTCCTATATCCAATTAGTATTGCTTTAATAATTTTGAATTTCTTCAATATAAAAAATGCTAATGTGTTTAAGGGAGTTATATTAGTATCAGGACTTATTGGATTATATGAAGGAATTTCAGTAACTGGAATAGCATTGCCAGAAATATTTAGTAATATTTATAATTCACTACCACTTGTAAATTTAGGTTTACCTTGGTTAGTGCCAGCTTTGATAGTTGGAATTTGTTGTTATTTTGTAAAAGATAAAAAATAG
- the nth gene encoding endonuclease III, whose amino-acid sequence MKKKEKVKKILVELEKKFGTPKCALDFKTPFELLVAVILSAQCTDKRVNIVTEEMFKHVNTPEDFANMELEEIENYIKSTGFFRNKAKNIKKCSEQLLEKYNGEIPKDMDKLTELAGVGRKTANVVRGEVWGLADGITVDTHVKRLTNLIGLVDSEDPIKIELELMKIVPKKSWIVFSHYLILHGRATCIARRPKCSECEISEYCNYGIKNYRMITKKV is encoded by the coding sequence ATGAAAAAAAAGGAAAAAGTAAAAAAAATATTAGTAGAATTGGAAAAGAAGTTTGGAACACCAAAATGTGCTTTGGATTTCAAAACTCCTTTTGAACTTTTAGTAGCAGTTATACTTTCTGCACAGTGTACAGATAAAAGAGTTAACATAGTTACAGAAGAAATGTTTAAACATGTAAACACACCAGAAGATTTTGCTAATATGGAATTGGAAGAAATTGAAAACTATATAAAAAGTACAGGCTTTTTTAGAAATAAAGCTAAGAATATAAAGAAGTGTAGTGAGCAGTTATTAGAAAAATATAATGGAGAAATTCCAAAGGATATGGATAAACTTACAGAGTTAGCAGGAGTTGGAAGAAAGACTGCCAATGTTGTAAGGGGAGAAGTCTGGGGACTTGCAGATGGAATAACTGTTGATACACATGTTAAAAGACTTACAAACCTAATAGGACTTGTAGATAGTGAGGACCCTATAAAAATTGAATTGGAGCTAATGAAAATAGTTCCTAAAAAATCTTGGATAGTTTTTTCCCATTATTTAATTTTACATGGAAGAGCAACTTGTATTGCAAGAAGACCAAAATGTTCAGAGTGCGAAATTTCTGAGTATTGCAACTATGGGATAAAAAATTATCGAATGATAACTAAAAAAGTATAA
- a CDS encoding D-alanyl-D-alanine carboxypeptidase family protein — protein MYKKFKKIFLVMLILGILFTNNYANEIREVQLIDDFSAELLGETKNQETVVQKAPAQQQSQEITEDKNVAEEQIEKSDDKIQEDKNENNSKEEDIKTEEHSQTQEKVKKEEVKEEKVKEEKTTEKVKEIKGVQEDKNLALEELENPEKDKQKYEMIKYYSADGVEWELPDNFRAVVVGDTKGNIIFAKDADTMYPLASVTKMMSLMVTFDEINAGNISLNDSVRISKNPLKYGGSGIPLKAGQIFVLEDLIKASAVYSANNATYAIAEYVGNGSVFGFVTKMNRKLKDYGLQNEIRYHTPAGLPTRVTKQPMDEGTAKGIYKLSIEALKYKKYIEIAGIKSTKIYNEKISIRNRNHLIGENGIYGIKTGFHKEAKYNIAVASKFEGTDVIIVVMGGETYKTRDGIVLSVLDILNNNYTVKNGLIKRK, from the coding sequence ATGTATAAAAAATTTAAAAAAATATTTTTAGTTATGTTAATTTTAGGAATATTATTTACTAATAATTATGCAAATGAAATTAGAGAAGTACAATTAATAGATGATTTCTCGGCAGAACTTTTAGGAGAAACAAAAAATCAAGAAACAGTAGTTCAAAAAGCACCAGCCCAACAACAGTCACAAGAAATTACAGAAGATAAAAATGTTGCTGAAGAACAAATAGAAAAGTCAGATGACAAAATTCAAGAAGATAAGAATGAAAACAATTCAAAAGAAGAAGATATAAAAACTGAAGAACATTCTCAAACTCAAGAAAAAGTAAAAAAAGAAGAAGTAAAAGAAGAGAAAGTAAAGGAAGAAAAAACTACTGAAAAAGTTAAAGAGATTAAAGGAGTTCAAGAAGATAAAAATTTGGCACTTGAAGAACTTGAAAATCCAGAAAAAGATAAACAAAAATATGAAATGATTAAATATTATTCTGCTGATGGTGTGGAATGGGAACTACCAGATAATTTTAGAGCAGTTGTAGTTGGAGATACAAAAGGAAATATAATATTTGCAAAAGATGCAGATACTATGTATCCGCTTGCCTCTGTTACAAAGATGATGTCTTTAATGGTAACATTTGATGAAATCAATGCTGGAAATATTTCATTAAATGATAGTGTAAGAATAAGTAAAAATCCTTTAAAATACGGAGGAAGTGGAATTCCTTTAAAAGCAGGTCAAATATTTGTTTTAGAAGATTTAATAAAGGCTTCTGCTGTGTACTCAGCTAATAATGCGACTTATGCAATAGCAGAATATGTAGGAAATGGAAGTGTATTTGGCTTTGTTACTAAAATGAATAGAAAATTAAAAGATTATGGTTTACAAAATGAAATAAGATACCATACTCCTGCTGGTTTACCTACAAGGGTTACAAAACAGCCTATGGATGAAGGAACTGCAAAAGGAATATATAAATTATCAATAGAAGCATTAAAATATAAAAAATATATTGAAATTGCAGGAATAAAAAGTACAAAAATCTACAATGAAAAGATATCTATAAGAAATAGAAATCATTTAATTGGAGAAAATGGAATATATGGAATAAAAACAGGTTTCCATAAGGAAGCAAAGTATAATATAGCTGTGGCAAGTAAATTTGAAGGAACAGATGTAATCATTGTAGTTATGGGAGGAGAAACATATAAAACAAGAGATGGAATTGTTCTTAGTGTTTTAGATATTTTAAATAATAATTATACTGTTAAAAATGGCTTAATTAAAAGAAAATAA
- a CDS encoding GNAT family N-acetyltransferase, giving the protein MSKFKIRNMREEDIEVIYKNLHLDFVNKYFKNKKQQQKIHKNHNEWYKTHISSFDYSIYVFEDEENNFVAMTSYEILNDTAKVNIYLNKDYRNKKYSQEILSESIRKFLSENKNIKCLQAYILEENIASKKLFENLGFIYNDKKEIYNDGLEYLIYKKDTMQ; this is encoded by the coding sequence TTGTCCAAGTTCAAAATAAGAAATATGAGAGAAGAGGATATTGAGGTTATTTACAAAAATTTACATTTAGATTTTGTAAATAAATATTTCAAAAATAAGAAACAACAACAAAAAATACATAAAAATCATAATGAATGGTATAAAACTCATATATCTTCTTTTGATTACTCAATTTATGTCTTTGAAGATGAAGAAAATAATTTTGTAGCAATGACAAGCTATGAAATTTTAAATGATACTGCAAAAGTAAATATCTATTTGAATAAAGATTATAGAAATAAAAAATATTCACAAGAAATTTTATCTGAAAGTATAAGAAAATTTTTAAGTGAGAATAAAAATATAAAATGCCTTCAAGCATATATATTAGAAGAAAATATTGCCTCAAAAAAACTTTTTGAAAATTTAGGCTTTATATATAATGATAAGAAAGAAATTTATAATGATGGACTGGAGTATTTAATATATAAAAAGGATACGATGCAATGA
- the nifU gene encoding Fe-S cluster assembly scaffold protein NifU, giving the protein MQYTEKVMQHFMNPHNVGVIENPDGYGKVGNPSCGDIMEIFIKVDNNVISDVKFRTFGCASAIASSSISTDMIIGKTVDEALQVTNKAVVDALGGLPAVKMHCSVLAEEAIKMAIEDYISKRDGK; this is encoded by the coding sequence ATGCAATATACAGAAAAAGTTATGCAACATTTTATGAACCCTCATAATGTGGGAGTAATTGAAAATCCAGATGGTTATGGAAAAGTAGGAAATCCTTCTTGTGGAGATATAATGGAAATTTTTATTAAAGTTGATAATAATGTAATTTCAGATGTAAAATTTAGAACATTTGGTTGTGCATCAGCTATTGCAAGTTCTTCAATTTCAACTGATATGATTATAGGAAAAACAGTTGATGAAGCTTTACAAGTAACAAATAAAGCTGTTGTTGATGCTTTAGGGGGATTACCAGCAGTTAAAATGCACTGTTCAGTTTTGGCAGAAGAAGCTATTAAGATGGCAATAGAAGACTATATCTCAAAAAGAGATGGAAAATAA
- the tyrS gene encoding tyrosine--tRNA ligase, which translates to MANVYDVLKERGYLKQLTHEEEIKEILGKEKVTFYIGFDPTADSLHVGHFIAMMFMAHMQQHGHRPIALAGGGTGMVGDPSGRSDMRTMMTVEMIDHNVECIKKQMQKFIDFSDGKAILANNADWLRNLNYIEFLRDVGEHFSVNRMLAAECYKSRMENGLSFLEFNYMIMQAYDFYVLNHKYNCTMQLGGDDQWSNMIAGVELLRRKDRKPAYAMTCTLLTNSEGKKMGKTAKGALWLDPKKTTPYEFYQYWRNVDDQDVENCLALLTFLPMDEVRRLGALKDAEINEAKKVLAYEVTKIIHGEEEATKAKEATEALFGSGNNLDNAPKIEVTDEDFSKELLDVLVERKIIKTKSEGRRLIEQNGMSLNDEKIKDVKFTLNDNTLGLLKLGKKKFYNIVKK; encoded by the coding sequence ATGGCTAATGTATATGATGTACTAAAAGAAAGAGGATATTTAAAGCAACTTACACATGAAGAAGAAATTAAAGAAATTTTAGGAAAAGAAAAAGTTACTTTCTATATAGGTTTTGATCCAACAGCAGATAGTTTACATGTGGGACACTTTATTGCAATGATGTTTATGGCACATATGCAACAACATGGGCATAGACCAATAGCTCTAGCAGGTGGGGGAACTGGAATGGTTGGTGACCCAAGTGGTAGAAGTGATATGAGAACTATGATGACTGTTGAAATGATAGACCACAATGTTGAGTGTATTAAAAAACAAATGCAAAAATTTATAGATTTTTCAGATGGTAAAGCTATACTTGCAAATAATGCAGATTGGTTAAGAAATCTAAACTATATTGAATTTTTAAGAGATGTTGGAGAACATTTTTCAGTAAATAGAATGCTTGCAGCAGAATGCTATAAGTCAAGAATGGAAAATGGATTGTCTTTCTTAGAATTTAACTATATGATAATGCAAGCTTATGATTTTTATGTCTTAAATCATAAATATAATTGTACTATGCAATTAGGTGGAGATGACCAATGGTCAAATATGATAGCAGGTGTGGAACTATTAAGAAGAAAAGATAGAAAGCCAGCTTATGCTATGACTTGTACTTTGCTAACTAATAGTGAAGGAAAGAAAATGGGGAAAACTGCTAAAGGAGCATTGTGGTTAGACCCTAAAAAGACTACTCCTTATGAATTTTACCAATATTGGAGAAATGTGGATGACCAAGATGTTGAAAATTGTTTGGCACTTTTAACTTTCTTACCTATGGATGAAGTTAGAAGACTTGGAGCATTAAAAGATGCTGAAATAAATGAAGCTAAAAAAGTTCTAGCTTATGAAGTTACAAAAATTATCCATGGTGAAGAAGAAGCTACAAAGGCTAAAGAAGCTACAGAGGCATTATTTGGAAGTGGAAATAATTTAGATAATGCACCAAAAATTGAAGTAACAGATGAAGATTTTTCAAAAGAATTATTAGATGTTTTAGTTGAAAGAAAAATTATAAAAACTAAGAGTGAAGGAAGAAGACTCATAGAACAAAATGGAATGTCTTTAAATGATGAAAAAATTAAAGATGTTAAATTCACTTTAAATGATAATACTTTGGGACTTTTAAAATTAGGGAAAAAGAAGTTTTATAATATTGTTAAGAAATAA
- a CDS encoding cysteine desulfurase family protein: protein MKVYLDNNATTKVDEEVVKAMIPYFSEYYGNPFSLHLFGNETGLAVTQARQTIADILKAKPNEITFTGSGSEADNLAIRGIAKAYKHRGKHIITSAIEHPAVKNTFMDLIEDGFEVTMVPVDENGVIIVDEFKKALREDTILVSIMHANNEVGSFQPVEEIAKITKERKIILHVDAVQTMGKVEIYPEKMGIDLLCFSGHKFHAPKGIGVLYKRDGVRLARIITGGNQEGKRRPGTSNVPYIVGLAKALEISVANMKEEWNREETLRNYFEDEVSKRIPEIKINGKGARRLPGTSSITFKYLEGESMLLNLSLKGIAVSSGSACSSDSLQPSHVLLAMGIPAEYAHGTLRFSLSKYTTKEEIDYTIESLVEIIGKLRELSPLWKTFKDNKLTNEASF from the coding sequence ATGAAAGTTTATTTAGATAATAATGCAACAACAAAGGTTGATGAAGAAGTTGTAAAAGCAATGATACCATATTTTTCAGAATATTATGGTAACCCATTTAGCTTACACCTATTTGGTAATGAAACAGGTTTAGCAGTTACGCAAGCAAGACAAACTATTGCTGATATTTTAAAAGCTAAACCAAATGAAATAACTTTTACTGGTTCAGGAAGTGAAGCAGATAATCTAGCAATAAGAGGAATAGCTAAGGCATATAAACATAGAGGAAAACATATTATAACTTCTGCAATAGAACATCCAGCAGTAAAAAATACTTTTATGGATTTAATAGAAGATGGTTTTGAAGTTACAATGGTACCAGTTGATGAAAATGGTGTTATAATAGTTGATGAATTTAAAAAAGCATTGAGAGAAGATACAATTCTTGTAAGTATTATGCATGCTAATAATGAAGTTGGTTCATTCCAACCAGTAGAAGAAATTGCAAAAATAACAAAAGAAAGAAAGATAATACTTCATGTTGATGCTGTTCAAACTATGGGGAAAGTTGAAATATATCCTGAAAAAATGGGAATAGATTTATTATGTTTCTCAGGACATAAATTCCATGCTCCAAAAGGAATAGGAGTTTTATATAAAAGAGATGGAGTTCGTTTGGCAAGAATAATAACTGGTGGTAACCAAGAAGGAAAAAGAAGACCAGGAACTTCAAATGTACCATATATAGTTGGTCTAGCTAAGGCACTTGAAATATCAGTAGCAAATATGAAAGAAGAATGGAACAGAGAAGAAACATTAAGAAATTATTTTGAAGATGAAGTATCAAAAAGAATACCAGAAATAAAAATAAATGGAAAAGGTGCAAGAAGATTACCAGGAACTTCAAGTATTACTTTTAAATACTTAGAAGGTGAATCTATGCTGTTAAATCTAAGTTTAAAAGGAATTGCAGTAAGTTCAGGTTCAGCTTGTTCATCTGATAGTTTACAACCATCACATGTTTTACTAGCTATGGGAATACCAGCTGAATATGCACATGGAACATTAAGATTTTCTTTAAGTAAATATACTACAAAAGAAGAAATTGATTATACTATTGAATCTTTAGTTGAAATAATAGGAAAATTAAGAGAATTATCACCATTATGGAAAACTTTTAAAGATAATAAATTGACAAATGAAGCAAGTTTTTAA
- a CDS encoding GNAT family N-acetyltransferase — MEIKIREIEVGDYKELLDFMKKVKGETNFLLGYPDEMKLSYEDEKEYVKKVKSSETSNHFVAIKGNKIIGSTSFNGNTARKMKHYGTIGISVLKEYWGRGIATALLEKLISWAKEKGIKKINLDVFENNERAIKLYEKFGFKLEGCIEDGIFDGENYINLLVYGLKI, encoded by the coding sequence ATGGAAATAAAAATAAGAGAAATAGAAGTAGGAGACTATAAAGAGCTTTTGGATTTTATGAAGAAAGTGAAAGGAGAAACTAATTTTTTACTTGGTTATCCTGATGAAATGAAATTGAGTTATGAAGATGAAAAAGAATACGTAAAAAAAGTAAAATCTTCTGAAACAAGCAATCATTTTGTAGCAATAAAAGGTAATAAAATAATAGGTTCTACCAGTTTTAATGGAAATACAGCAAGAAAAATGAAGCACTATGGAACTATTGGAATTTCAGTTTTAAAAGAATATTGGGGTAGAGGAATAGCAACAGCATTATTAGAAAAATTAATAAGTTGGGCTAAGGAAAAAGGAATAAAAAAGATTAATTTAGATGTTTTTGAAAATAACGAAAGAGCAATAAAACTATATGAAAAGTTTGGTTTTAAATTAGAAGGTTGCATAGAAGATGGAATTTTTGATGGGGAAAATTATATAAATTTACTGGTATATGGATTAAAAATTTGA